The genomic stretch GAAATCACATAAACTTAGTAATCCTGTATGACTTGCAAAACTTTTCATCATCTCCTAACTAAAAGTTTTTTATCCAATTTTACTAATTCTATTCCATTTTTGGAAGTTCTACACGTCAAATCTTTCCCTTGTCACATTTACAATTATATAGAAACTTATACCTCAACTTTCTCTTTCTAGCTATCCCCCTTCCACTCCCATCAATGATCCGAATGGTATTTCAGTTCAAATTAAATGCTTCAGTTGAAGACACCCCTTTGATACACAGAGACGAAGTcagaatttgaagtttatggaTTCTGAACATACCATCGAACTTGTAGCTCGTCTTGGTTTCTGGGTTAGCAATTAAATAgttatacatatttaatgaattttctaATGCAAGTACAAGGTCTAAACAAAAACTATCTAATAATCTAGCTCCGTCCCTGTTGATGCATAATACCTAACCATACTTTTTTTCAAGTAATATAGCAAATTGCAGCAACTCTTGGTACTTGctttaagaaaagagaggaaacaaAAGCACTTTTTTATAGCCTGATTGGCCAAGCTTTTCCAAAcctaaaagttaaaaaaaaaaagtattttttttcaaagttaaagtaTTTGGCCACACTTTTGGAAGAAAAAacgtgcttttgaggagaagtagAAGCAGTGTAGAAAAAAGCAACTTCTCCCCAAaagcatttttgagaaaaatgcgtttaatagcctgtttggccaagcttctaaaattaacttattttgaaaagtgcttttggtgataaccagtttgtgtttggctaattaatttgaaaaacacttttgagcagtaattagtgtttgaccgAGCTTTTAAAACTGgttctaagtatatttttctcaaaaatgcttggccaaacacctcaatttttaaaaaaaaacacttttgactgaaaaaaacacttttgacccaaaaaagtttggccaaacaggctattagaaatattttttaaaagtttGACCAAACACTAACTgttgctcaaaagtgcttttcagattAATTAACCAAACACAAATTGCTTCTTAATGCAAGTACTTGGTTAATTAACGCATCAATTTGTGGTCAATGCACCTTTTAGTTAAATTAACTTAGTTGGAAATAAACACTAGGTGTGAGTAACTTTTTTTTGGCTCTAATCTAATAACTATAAGATACAAATTAAAAGCAAATAATGAAATCAAATAGAAGTTTAAAGAGAAAAACCTTAATTAACTGCCCTTTAACAGCTTCAGGGCCATAACCCACAACTTTATCACAGTAAGCAAGACCAGAAGGAGTAACTGTAAATTCACATCCAGTAGCTGTAGCTTCTTCTTCAGCAAATGCTTCAATATTTGACTGTGGCTGCAAAAGTGCCTCAAGAACAGTTGCAGCAATACTCAACCCAAGTGTACTAAGAGCTTCTCTCCTTTTGAATAAAGTAGGCAATTGACTTTTCTCTTTGAGTTTATTCACAGATGAAGATAGTGAAATTGAGTCGTTTGTTTGAGAATTTTTGTTACAGAGTAATGGAGATTTGAGTGTGTTATTGTGCTTTGTAGGAATGTATGTTCCAATGGAAAAGGGAACTGAATTCATTTCCACTGACTACAGAGTTTTTGAACGGATAAGAGAAGCTATGCACAGGTGCGTGGGTTTTAGCCAAGTTTTGTAGTCTCTATCTGTTTGATATTTGTCtccccttttctattttttttttaattatctcaTTCATTTAATGTGACACATTGCATTTTTAATTTGTTCAGTAAAACAACACCttttatatttagaaataatttaggTATAACAGCACTTTTGGTCCCCAATTACTGATAAACTCTATTTTAATCATTGTGATATTTGATTAAGCACATTGAACCTTTAACTAATTAAATTTTGGTTCATTTTTAATCCTTCTACTTGCAACTATTCATAAATTTACTGAATTATCAGCCATTGCACAGTTTAATTAGATTTATATTGTTACTAAATATTTGTGTCTAATATAGTTTTATTGATAGTATATATAACATATTTCTTACCTAAACGCACAAAAACACAAGTTTTAGTTAACTTAGAGGTTTTAATACACTTGGTTAGTTATCACAAGGACCAAAATAGAATTTACCACAGTTGAGGGATAAAAAATGCTATTAACTCtaaaaattttattttacttttaataaaataattaataatcatataaatatatgtgatttattttatatcacaaatttaaaattttaatttatttttaattatatattaaTCAAATAttgtcacataaattaaaacgttAGGCTAAAGTAAAGCAAAATTGGAATGAAAGCCAAAGCTATTATGTGAGAGACTCCACTTACATCACTAATTCCTTTTGcgttttcttgtttttctttttctatttcgtCTTTTCCTTGTTTGAATAAGTAACTCATTTTGTTTGTTTGAATTAACTCATTTTGTCCATTAAGGTACTCATAAAAACAAAAAGATTGAACCAAATCATCTAAGAATTGAAAAGTATTTAAGCTTAGAGCTCGTTTGGATGGACTTGTTTTAAGtgacttttaagccaaaatagtttttaagtcaaaagTTAGGAATCCTAACTTTTGGCTTttggtttgtttttgttattttaacctaaaaacaagtgcttaaaagtacttttttacTTTATCCAAACACTACAAAATGACTCAAAAGCAATTTtggcttaaaagcacttaaaacaaGCCAAACCAAACGGattagtttggtttgattttcAATTCTAAACGTTGACACTTGCCAATGTTTGGTGGAATTTAGTGTTAAGGAAAAGGAAAAACCTCAGAATTTTCTCCACTTTCCTTCTTCCATTATTCCTACTTCCACCGTGAGAAAGAACATTATAAGTTCATTAAAGCAAGTTAAGGAAGTGATTGTCAGCTTTGAGATAGATACTGAAATGCTTATGGAGGAACTTGTGACAGGACCTCCGCGATTAGTTCGTCTAGGAATCACTGAAGAGATGGGAAATCCCGAGATatctgtttaccctaaaaaaatggataacaattaaatttgtaagtaaGTTTAAGGATACATGGATTTATTCAATACAAACGGTAAAGATTGCTAGAATAAACAAATAATAGATGTAATAAATTATCAAACCGCTTGAAAATAAGGGGGATGATTCTAGACTCGAGGGCAACCTCAATGAGGTATCCGTCTTCGATCCCGGGCTTATATTAACGAAATACTGATCGACAACGTAAGAGCTTTGAATAACAGAAAAATAATAGTATATTGCTTTGGTACACATATTACAATATTTTTAATGAATagtcagaccccctttatatagtaggggagtgcTACTCTAGGTATAATtccataaaaggtaaaaatctgtCGTTTAACTAATCACTGGATTCCCGCCGGTACGTGTCGATATCCACATTGTGATACCCGACTGGTCACAGATATTACGGCCTTCCGTTAATCATGTTCGATTGCCCGATAGTGCTCTCTGAAGTTTTCTAGGGTTTGGACCGATCTTGGGGTCATGGCCCCGATATTCTCGAGGGCAGGCGTCGTGccccctgtgagcacgtgatttttgcttcacggaaattactt from Nicotiana sylvestris chromosome 12, ASM39365v2, whole genome shotgun sequence encodes the following:
- the LOC104226781 gene encoding peptidyl-prolyl cis-trans isomerase FKBP13, chloroplastic, with amino-acid sequence MNSVPFSIGTYIPTKHNNTLKSPLLCNKNSQTNDSISLSSSVNKLKEKSQLPTLFKRREALSTLGLSIAATVLEALLQPQSNIEAFAEEEATATGCEFTVTPSGLAYCDKVVGYGPEAVKGQLIKAHYVGKLENGNVFDSSYNRGKPLTFRVGVGEVIKGWDQGILGGDGFPPMLTGGKRKLKIPPELGYGMRGAGCRGGTCIIPPNSVLLFDVEFVGKA